A window of the Pseudoalteromonas sp. A25 genome harbors these coding sequences:
- a CDS encoding DUF3299 domain-containing protein — MRFISLLLIGLLSLSVQAAAPKEIFWEDLIPKGHVQINNQDAASHEGNDQNWVQPNLDAPVVKNLDGQSVSLPGFVVPLEGDNQLISEFLLVPYFGACIHVPPPPPNQIVHVKIKGGVPIESLYDAITVTGVIKVETWQGELAQTGYTMQAVGVSPFEL; from the coding sequence ATGCGATTTATATCCCTATTACTAATAGGTTTGCTTAGTTTGTCTGTACAAGCTGCTGCGCCAAAAGAAATATTTTGGGAAGATCTTATCCCTAAGGGTCACGTACAGATCAACAATCAAGATGCTGCCAGTCATGAAGGAAATGATCAAAACTGGGTGCAGCCTAACTTAGATGCCCCTGTTGTTAAAAACCTAGATGGGCAATCTGTGAGTTTACCGGGCTTTGTCGTGCCCCTTGAAGGAGATAACCAGCTTATTAGCGAGTTTTTGCTGGTTCCTTACTTTGGTGCCTGTATCCATGTTCCGCCTCCCCCCCCAAACCAAATTGTGCACGTTAAGATTAAAGGGGGCGTTCCGATAGAGAGCTTATATGATGCCATCACTGTAACTGGGGTTATCAAAGTCGAGACTTGGCAAGGTGAACTGGCTCAAACAGGTTATACCATGCAAGCCGTTGGCGTTTCTCCTTTTGAGCTGTAA
- a CDS encoding Ig-like domain-containing protein gives MKKELLKLSLLSVALTHLSGCDLFDNEDKNVEPYIKAELAKNIDERSQVMGQLQIIDRDGHIKTSSVLQIDGPEVIDLKVSDTQISFIAPEVSEDTDIKFAIRATDDDGASSEQVIISTIKQVNRSPQANAQVLSLQYNDSIEFSLTAQDPDNDQLTYSLQNPQQGELTLISEDNQTYRYTPSKNAIAEQVLEFQVNDGELTDTASITLSIIDTSAPLLLQSYPKNQSPTFNVDGSIELAFSDNMDAPWLTKQSGSQCDGPIQLSANDFSSCVAYEVTGTQQDEQYLLTITPSDNLNRETVYQLKLTEQLTNFHGTALAQEQTILFKTGSKGLLISEVSASQYPQDNRWIEIYNGTPHEVDLANYSIVANSVKLDDYSPQGERNFPLSSQIIGPGEFIVVQSQIGPHIWQNSATSSAQLMLIGDGEYAPAWDNSGFVELTNDIGSIDFVRFGESTKVPNSAEQWTDTSSAVSLSAALGQSIVRSQLLSDTNSAADWQVATFMTPAGPNDVNCSVDDDLDGIPDCAEQPNSTFAGLPLYEWGARVNQPDIFIEVDYMQSDDAGVRPHKAALDKVKEAFAEQGIAVHFDSGALFHADEGIAPNLHDLGGGNEVEFAASTSFAAQADAPSILDYKAKHFDLRRRPIFHYMLMANSQQPDGSPGSSGVAELYGNDLIISMGGWRLTTDTPAMENLTYNLQAGTIMHELGHNLGLLHGGNDNNNFKPNHVSVMNYMYQLDGLPTIGTNEGDRYFRMFYRGNVNCFPEGASLLNGPFGAVENFSISYSHGTNEVIDETRIDESKGLHNANSGSVDFDCNGSHGDILKDFDVNGDQDGAGMLTDFDEWSNLVLNFATYWSGANSGHNHTRDAKVTHSIMHSDKQLVQKEQMPPKHLFELIKQVANYEKN, from the coding sequence ATGAAAAAAGAACTGCTTAAGTTATCTCTATTGAGTGTGGCATTAACTCATCTCAGTGGCTGTGACCTTTTTGACAATGAAGATAAGAACGTTGAACCTTATATTAAAGCTGAGCTAGCAAAGAATATTGATGAGCGCAGCCAAGTAATGGGGCAGCTACAAATCATCGACCGTGATGGTCATATAAAAACGAGCAGTGTATTACAAATAGATGGGCCCGAAGTTATTGATCTCAAAGTGAGTGATACACAGATAAGCTTTATTGCTCCCGAAGTATCCGAAGATACAGATATCAAGTTTGCCATTCGCGCAACCGATGATGACGGTGCAAGTAGCGAGCAAGTCATCATTAGCACAATCAAACAGGTTAACCGTTCACCACAAGCAAACGCACAAGTCCTCTCTTTGCAATACAATGACAGCATTGAGTTTAGCCTAACGGCTCAAGATCCAGACAATGATCAACTCACTTACTCGTTGCAAAACCCACAACAAGGTGAACTGACATTAATTAGCGAAGATAACCAAACCTATCGATATACCCCCAGTAAAAATGCCATTGCCGAACAAGTCCTCGAATTTCAGGTGAATGATGGCGAGCTTACAGACACCGCCTCAATTACACTGAGCATTATTGATACGAGTGCGCCATTATTACTTCAGAGCTACCCGAAAAACCAAAGCCCCACCTTTAATGTAGACGGCTCAATTGAACTGGCATTTTCCGACAATATGGATGCACCGTGGCTTACCAAGCAATCAGGATCACAATGCGACGGCCCTATTCAACTCAGTGCCAATGACTTTAGCAGCTGCGTAGCGTATGAGGTCACTGGAACACAGCAAGATGAGCAATATTTACTAACAATAACTCCCTCTGATAACTTAAATAGGGAAACGGTTTATCAACTCAAGCTCACCGAACAACTGACAAATTTCCACGGTACCGCATTAGCACAAGAGCAAACGATCCTTTTTAAAACTGGCTCGAAAGGCCTGCTGATCAGTGAGGTTTCAGCGTCACAATATCCGCAAGACAACCGTTGGATAGAAATTTACAATGGCACACCTCATGAGGTGGACTTAGCTAATTACAGCATTGTTGCAAACAGCGTAAAACTTGATGATTACTCACCACAAGGGGAGCGCAATTTTCCTCTGAGTTCTCAAATAATCGGCCCTGGTGAATTTATTGTTGTACAAAGTCAAATAGGCCCACATATTTGGCAAAATAGCGCCACGAGTTCAGCTCAACTTATGCTCATTGGTGACGGCGAGTACGCACCAGCTTGGGACAACTCTGGTTTTGTTGAGCTCACAAACGACATTGGCAGCATAGATTTTGTTCGTTTTGGAGAGTCCACTAAAGTACCAAACTCTGCAGAGCAATGGACTGATACTAGCTCGGCTGTTTCACTATCAGCTGCACTTGGGCAAAGTATAGTGAGATCTCAATTGCTCTCTGATACAAACTCTGCTGCTGATTGGCAAGTGGCCACCTTTATGACACCTGCTGGTCCCAACGATGTCAACTGCAGTGTTGACGATGATTTAGATGGTATTCCAGATTGTGCCGAACAACCTAACTCTACTTTTGCAGGGCTACCACTTTATGAATGGGGTGCGCGAGTTAATCAACCAGATATTTTTATTGAAGTGGACTATATGCAAAGCGATGATGCTGGTGTTCGACCACACAAAGCAGCATTAGATAAAGTAAAAGAAGCATTTGCCGAACAAGGCATTGCAGTGCACTTTGATAGTGGCGCACTTTTCCACGCAGATGAAGGGATAGCACCAAATCTTCATGACCTTGGGGGGGGGAATGAGGTTGAATTTGCTGCTAGTACCTCGTTTGCAGCCCAAGCCGATGCTCCTAGTATTTTAGATTACAAAGCAAAACATTTTGATTTGCGTCGTCGCCCTATCTTTCATTATATGTTGATGGCTAACAGCCAGCAGCCAGATGGTAGCCCTGGTTCTTCAGGTGTAGCTGAGCTATATGGAAATGACCTGATCATATCTATGGGTGGCTGGCGTTTAACAACCGACACTCCAGCAATGGAAAATCTTACTTACAACCTACAAGCTGGCACCATCATGCATGAGCTGGGACATAACCTAGGCTTACTCCACGGTGGCAACGATAATAATAACTTTAAGCCGAATCATGTTAGTGTTATGAACTATATGTACCAATTAGATGGCTTACCCACGATTGGTACAAACGAAGGAGATCGATACTTTAGAATGTTCTATCGAGGTAACGTCAATTGCTTCCCTGAGGGGGCATCGCTATTGAATGGTCCATTCGGCGCAGTTGAAAACTTTTCTATTAGCTACTCGCATGGTACCAATGAAGTGATCGATGAGACACGAATAGATGAAAGCAAAGGCCTTCATAATGCAAACTCTGGCAGTGTAGATTTTGACTGTAACGGCAGCCATGGCGATATCTTGAAAGACTTTGATGTTAATGGCGATCAAGACGGCGCAGGCATGCTAACAGATTTCGATGAATGGTCGAATTTAGTCCTTAATTTTGCTACTTACTGGAGCGGTGCAAACAGTGGTCACAATCACACACGAGATGCTAAAGTGACTCACTCAATTATGCACTCTGATAAACAACTTGTGCAAAAAGAACAGATGCCGCCCAAACATTTATTTGAATTAATAAAACAAGTGGCTAATTATGAAAAAAACTAG
- a CDS encoding ATP-grasp domain-containing protein, protein MTAPHVGIWMYENGGGKAIEQKLVHALAERGIETTTGLNLRDARAQDGQIYCNGTVMEHLDAFLSYNAGQQTQYQLYLYQALSESIPTLNNFHAFSLAEDKFRTSHLLNSHGIATADYRLCHKNDIAGLKAAIRDFGGKLVYKPTDGWGGVGVVKIEGEHALDMLLPFLSRTDLRYFYVERFIDYDNTDYRIDVVDGKCVGCYGRKAPKDDWKTNITSGGSVFVREPSDEVVELAIKATQLLGLEIAGVDLIYDREHERFVVLEVNTIPAFATPEQEQLGINFNQSKLDAMVDLIEKTVEQKQALHSFKVA, encoded by the coding sequence GTGACAGCACCTCATGTTGGCATTTGGATGTACGAAAACGGTGGCGGTAAAGCCATTGAGCAAAAACTAGTTCACGCATTAGCGGAGCGTGGCATTGAAACGACGACTGGGTTGAACTTGCGAGATGCCAGAGCACAAGATGGGCAAATATACTGCAATGGTACCGTTATGGAGCATTTGGATGCATTTTTGAGTTATAACGCAGGACAGCAAACCCAGTACCAGCTTTACCTATATCAAGCGCTAAGTGAGTCTATTCCTACACTTAACAACTTTCACGCATTCTCATTGGCAGAAGATAAGTTTCGTACTTCCCATTTGTTAAACAGTCATGGTATTGCGACGGCTGATTATCGCTTGTGCCATAAAAATGATATTGCAGGCTTAAAAGCGGCCATCCGAGACTTTGGTGGCAAGCTGGTATACAAGCCGACAGATGGCTGGGGCGGTGTCGGGGTGGTAAAAATTGAAGGAGAGCATGCACTAGATATGTTATTGCCTTTTTTAAGTCGTACCGACTTACGTTACTTCTATGTAGAGCGTTTTATTGATTATGACAATACGGATTATCGTATTGATGTAGTGGATGGAAAATGTGTTGGTTGTTACGGCAGAAAGGCCCCCAAAGATGACTGGAAAACGAATATTACCAGTGGCGGTTCGGTTTTTGTAAGAGAACCAAGTGATGAGGTGGTTGAGCTTGCTATTAAAGCCACTCAATTGCTGGGATTGGAAATCGCAGGTGTAGATTTGATTTATGACAGAGAACACGAACGTTTTGTGGTGTTGGAGGTGAATACCATTCCAGCATTTGCAACGCCAGAACAAGAGCAACTTGGTATCAATTTTAATCAGAGCAAATTGGATGCCATGGTGGATTTAATTGAAAAAACCGTAGAACAAAAACAAGCACTTCACTCATTTAAGGTAGCTTAA
- a CDS encoding M14 family zinc carboxypeptidase: MKIQYASYQDTIDFLQKSMSEHPHLIRLQSIGETWEGRPIMLVTVSLDVTYADDKPALLYTGSIHAREWIGNELAISFIQYVIDNYRFNPKLQTALTRNTLYMVPCLNPDGFEYSRNHFSFWRKNRRNNADGTFGVDLNRNFDAKFMRNQNTQSNTYGGPHAFSEPETAAIRDFVESHENIRIALDYHSQGNVFFPAHKFNHEVEIEGTDLNVLCANMNNEIKKVTGRQYGIHRGKPPAQLIHGSGREYYYRRGIIATVVEVGTRNIPDYMKNMAQSVAENIPAVAYALSEAINYSPLAPARVAEFTIKDVGRDTVELEWQYQDRDDIYFEVYRSEHNKSPCTEENLVAITKSLSFLDTQLKSGHFYFYNIRAVDKVTKIKSPFSPELRLKTTLADNECGRTLFPAREQVGYLSQNNQSKNKEHFGYNSMFIGVDKKRGVSVGVVAFDLSTIPEGSHIATAQLFLYPMNRVAAKIEKYGEWSISILDASLIDDIYDFAKVHEAKPLHTLGQTIESDKMTQGIWLRWSFNGVERALLESLLTQQTLLLRIQGPQSLPVGNDSQVMQFDIGYGSFGGGLHYRPNLELIYQLPERSDTVLASSCNTIYKDKVVADKLASGFDADGEIVYGQLAFELNECLAPDRTVFTQACLTLYNINSLTSAKDVRFTVELVELKDVDFKHVKQRQKIEYIGYEISNEQLKERTAHNFIFDSYSLKELARLHKAQAPLYFIIRATAESQARDALVSWRDSHDAEPAKLHVEYIERRVEALPAPSHLQTQVENGVVKLTWLNPDSDDLVGSFVVRNRFHPPRSPFDGVKLYGGPDQYTLDNFGNADIDKYYAVFSYDHVPNYSEPTVIHYPGRVKI, from the coding sequence ATGAAAATCCAATATGCATCGTATCAAGATACCATTGATTTTTTGCAAAAAAGCATGAGTGAGCACCCCCATTTAATCCGCTTGCAGAGTATCGGTGAAACGTGGGAAGGGCGACCTATTATGCTGGTCACCGTGTCGTTAGATGTGACTTATGCCGACGACAAGCCTGCGCTATTGTATACCGGTTCGATCCATGCCAGAGAGTGGATAGGCAATGAACTGGCTATTTCATTTATACAATATGTTATTGATAATTACAGGTTTAACCCAAAGCTGCAAACAGCTTTGACACGCAATACTTTATACATGGTGCCTTGTTTAAACCCTGATGGTTTTGAGTATTCTCGTAATCACTTTTCGTTTTGGAGAAAGAACCGTCGCAATAACGCAGACGGCACGTTTGGAGTGGATTTAAATCGCAACTTTGATGCTAAGTTCATGCGTAACCAAAATACACAGTCGAATACCTACGGTGGGCCACACGCGTTTTCTGAGCCAGAGACTGCGGCGATTAGAGACTTTGTTGAAAGCCATGAAAATATTCGTATAGCATTAGATTACCACTCCCAAGGAAACGTGTTTTTCCCTGCTCATAAGTTCAACCATGAGGTGGAGATTGAAGGCACTGACTTGAATGTACTATGTGCCAATATGAACAATGAGATAAAAAAGGTAACGGGGCGTCAGTATGGTATTCATCGCGGTAAACCACCGGCACAGCTGATCCACGGAAGTGGTCGCGAATACTATTATCGTAGAGGGATCATCGCCACCGTTGTGGAAGTTGGTACGCGCAATATCCCTGATTATATGAAAAACATGGCGCAAAGTGTGGCTGAAAATATTCCCGCTGTTGCATATGCGCTAAGTGAAGCGATTAACTACTCACCCTTAGCGCCTGCACGCGTAGCAGAATTTACGATAAAGGATGTGGGTCGAGATACCGTTGAATTAGAGTGGCAGTATCAAGACCGTGATGATATTTACTTTGAAGTGTATCGAAGTGAGCATAACAAAAGCCCGTGTACAGAAGAAAACCTAGTTGCTATCACAAAGTCGCTCTCTTTTTTAGATACGCAGTTGAAGAGTGGACACTTTTATTTTTACAACATCCGAGCGGTAGATAAGGTGACTAAAATTAAGTCACCATTTAGTCCAGAACTGCGCTTAAAAACCACTTTGGCAGACAATGAATGTGGCCGAACTTTGTTTCCAGCCCGTGAGCAAGTGGGTTACTTATCACAGAACAACCAAAGCAAAAATAAAGAGCATTTTGGTTATAACTCGATGTTCATTGGTGTTGATAAGAAACGAGGCGTTAGTGTTGGGGTTGTGGCCTTTGATTTAAGTACTATCCCAGAAGGCTCACACATTGCCACTGCGCAGTTGTTTTTATACCCGATGAATCGGGTTGCGGCTAAAATCGAAAAGTATGGCGAATGGTCTATCTCTATTTTGGATGCAAGTTTGATAGATGATATTTATGACTTTGCGAAAGTTCACGAGGCGAAACCGCTGCATACGCTCGGCCAGACGATTGAATCAGATAAGATGACTCAAGGGATTTGGTTACGTTGGTCATTTAACGGGGTTGAGCGTGCTTTGTTAGAGTCTTTGCTAACACAGCAAACTTTGTTACTGCGTATTCAAGGGCCGCAAAGTTTACCCGTAGGTAATGATTCTCAAGTGATGCAATTTGATATTGGCTATGGCTCATTTGGTGGCGGGTTACATTATCGTCCAAATTTGGAGTTAATATATCAGTTGCCTGAGCGCTCAGATACAGTATTGGCCAGCAGTTGTAACACCATATACAAAGACAAAGTTGTTGCAGATAAATTGGCTTCTGGGTTTGATGCAGACGGTGAAATTGTTTATGGGCAATTGGCATTTGAGTTAAATGAATGTTTAGCACCAGATAGAACGGTATTTACTCAAGCTTGTTTAACTTTATACAATATCAATAGTTTAACTTCAGCCAAAGATGTTCGATTTACGGTTGAGTTGGTGGAGCTGAAAGATGTTGATTTTAAGCATGTTAAGCAAAGACAGAAAATTGAATATATCGGTTATGAGATCAGCAATGAGCAACTAAAAGAGCGCACTGCACATAACTTTATTTTTGATAGTTATAGTTTAAAAGAGCTGGCCCGATTACATAAAGCTCAGGCACCGTTATACTTTATTATTCGCGCGACAGCAGAATCACAAGCGCGTGATGCACTTGTGAGTTGGCGAGACAGTCATGATGCAGAGCCAGCAAAGTTGCATGTTGAGTATATTGAGAGGCGAGTTGAGGCATTACCTGCGCCCAGCCACTTGCAGACACAAGTTGAAAATGGGGTTGTTAAGTTAACTTGGTTGAACCCTGATAGCGATGATCTGGTCGGTAGTTTTGTTGTGCGAAATCGTTTTCACCCGCCGCGCTCTCCTTTTGATGGGGTAAAGCTGTACGGTGGGCCAGATCAGTATACGCTTGATAATTTTGGCAATGCAGATATTGATAAATACTACGCAGTATTTAGTTATGATCATGTACCTAATTATTCTGAACCGACGGTTATTCACTATCCTGGTAGAGTAAAGATATAA
- a CDS encoding ATP-grasp domain-containing protein, protein MTAKTSLPKIGLLYLDYVLRFFDKSNFKGWPDKIEQVTYHWGNDKARFIAEVKRKKIDVLIGNIPATAYETFREIARALPDVRFLPSLDSQFSNKSKENVTHFCRKYNLPAPHTEIFYIPEKAKHYLAHAQYPKIIKRSYGPSNYGGYFVHKVDSYEEATSLLSQKRYYPVYVQDFVPMEADIRVMLVGHKPVCAFWRRPPEGEWLTNTSQGGSMDYQDVPKDVLELATRASKAANAEYWACDIALGKDGKLRILECATAFAAFPYIRDWIGQYLMWLLSDGRFAKPNIPLYNWEELGKIDSRLLRTMRHIGFSKYTPSQDCGEQFSQLDEHNYPILDTTYQPGEEWPSEVWNFQDNFKLKGLVVPAKAVRVAPGSDEVGTELNSYQHVQFDDAQIRDILSQVKGVGAKMVDEIMTTFGAHGVVEALNTKPEQLCVVKNLKDKKLEKIVSHWQQVAKPCH, encoded by the coding sequence ATGACTGCAAAAACCTCTTTACCAAAAATTGGACTTTTATACTTAGACTATGTACTGCGCTTTTTTGATAAGTCGAACTTTAAAGGCTGGCCAGATAAAATCGAGCAAGTCACGTATCACTGGGGGAACGACAAAGCGCGTTTTATTGCTGAAGTAAAGCGCAAGAAGATCGACGTACTGATAGGCAATATTCCAGCAACAGCTTACGAAACGTTCAGGGAAATCGCTAGGGCTTTACCTGATGTGCGTTTTTTACCTTCTCTTGATAGTCAATTTTCAAACAAGTCAAAAGAAAATGTCACTCACTTTTGCCGTAAATATAATTTGCCTGCTCCGCATACTGAGATTTTCTATATTCCTGAAAAAGCAAAGCATTACTTAGCTCATGCTCAGTACCCGAAAATTATTAAGCGCTCTTATGGTCCATCAAACTACGGTGGTTATTTTGTTCACAAAGTAGATAGTTATGAAGAGGCCACCAGTTTACTTTCTCAAAAGCGTTACTACCCTGTTTATGTTCAAGATTTTGTGCCAATGGAAGCGGATATTCGAGTCATGCTTGTGGGTCACAAACCCGTATGTGCATTTTGGCGTCGCCCTCCTGAAGGTGAGTGGTTAACCAATACCAGTCAGGGCGGGAGCATGGACTATCAAGATGTGCCTAAAGATGTTTTAGAGTTAGCCACGCGAGCTTCTAAAGCGGCAAATGCAGAATACTGGGCATGTGATATTGCATTGGGTAAGGATGGCAAATTACGGATATTGGAATGTGCTACGGCTTTTGCCGCATTCCCTTACATACGAGATTGGATTGGGCAATATCTCATGTGGTTATTAAGTGATGGACGTTTCGCTAAGCCCAATATACCGCTTTATAACTGGGAAGAACTTGGAAAAATAGACTCCCGTTTGCTACGTACCATGCGTCATATTGGCTTTTCAAAATACACGCCAAGTCAAGACTGTGGCGAGCAATTCTCTCAATTGGATGAGCATAACTACCCCATTTTAGACACCACTTATCAGCCGGGCGAAGAATGGCCAAGTGAGGTTTGGAATTTTCAAGATAACTTTAAATTGAAAGGCCTAGTGGTACCAGCTAAAGCAGTACGCGTTGCGCCAGGGAGTGATGAAGTCGGTACGGAGTTAAATAGCTATCAACATGTACAATTTGATGATGCACAGATCCGTGACATTTTGTCACAAGTCAAAGGGGTTGGTGCAAAGATGGTCGACGAAATAATGACTACTTTTGGAGCGCATGGTGTTGTTGAAGCGTTGAATACTAAACCAGAGCAACTGTGTGTGGTGAAAAATCTAAAAGATAAAAAGCTAGAGAAAATCGTTAGTCATTGGCAGCAAGTCGCAAAGCCTTGTCACTAA
- a CDS encoding ABC transporter ATP-binding protein, whose translation MIEINNLIYSWQKQATPTLTIKNLRINQGEHIFLHGPSGSGKSTLLGLLAGINSIQHGDIVVLGQSFTRLSHAQKDKFRADHIGTIFQNFNLLPYLNPLENVILGCEFSIARSNKAKQDGGDILTQARQLLIALGIEQTQLHCNVSTLSIGQQQRVAAARAFIGRPEIIIADEPTSALDTDNREAFISTLFSQARKYQATVIFVSHDKSLAKLFDRKISLPSINGAN comes from the coding sequence ATGATTGAAATTAATAACTTGATTTATTCGTGGCAAAAACAAGCAACGCCCACTTTGACCATCAAGAATTTACGCATTAATCAGGGTGAGCACATATTTTTACATGGCCCCAGCGGCAGTGGTAAATCAACTTTGTTAGGTTTGCTTGCAGGTATCAACTCGATACAGCATGGCGATATCGTTGTTTTAGGGCAGTCTTTTACACGCCTGTCACATGCGCAGAAAGACAAATTTCGCGCTGACCATATTGGCACTATTTTTCAAAACTTTAATTTATTACCCTACTTGAATCCGCTTGAAAACGTCATATTAGGGTGTGAATTTTCAATCGCGCGTTCCAATAAAGCGAAACAAGATGGGGGAGATATTCTCACCCAAGCTCGTCAGTTACTTATTGCTCTTGGCATTGAGCAAACGCAGTTACACTGTAATGTCTCAACACTGAGTATTGGTCAGCAACAGCGGGTAGCCGCCGCGCGAGCCTTTATTGGCCGACCTGAGATTATTATTGCCGATGAACCCACATCAGCTCTAGATACTGATAACCGTGAAGCGTTTATCAGCACCTTATTTTCTCAAGCTAGAAAATATCAGGCCACGGTGATTTTTGTTAGTCATGACAAAAGTTTAGCCAAGCTGTTCGATCGTAAAATTAGCCTCCCTAGTATTAATGGAGCAAACTAA
- a CDS encoding ABC transporter permease, translating into MTLLKLALKSSYNRRTSVMLTLFTIAISVMLLLSIERVRMDAKSSFSNTISGTDLIVGARTGDIQLLLASVFRIGHSNNAVLWQSYQDIKHRRGVAWTIPISLGDSHKGHAVLGTDDNYFKHYRYGKKQPLQFATGRAFHNAQEVVLGSEVAKKLHYHLGQKIVISHGMGNTSFHHHDDNPMTIVGILEPTGTPVDKTVHIPLIAVETMHAKTSAPRAIQRKKNGHDQHETHDHTDDHGHQHGSLESAPGDLVGSPKQITAFLMGFDSPLYTLQVRRNINQYKAEPLLAIMPTVTLKELWEMLDIVEKILLLFSMVVVVISLLGMLTTLLATLNQRRRELAILRSVGARPWHIFSLMSFEAIIITLIGCGLGTLGFYVALFAIEPLLQSQFGISLSINPLSSYELTLLGVIMIAGTLMGLIPAARAYFYSLADGMSIKI; encoded by the coding sequence ATGACCTTATTAAAACTGGCGCTCAAAAGCAGCTACAATCGTCGAACCAGTGTTATGCTCACACTGTTTACCATTGCAATCAGTGTCATGCTTCTATTGAGTATTGAACGTGTTCGAATGGATGCAAAAAGCAGTTTTAGTAATACAATCTCAGGGACAGATCTAATTGTAGGGGCCCGCACTGGAGACATTCAATTACTGCTCGCAAGCGTATTTCGCATTGGTCATAGTAATAACGCCGTTCTATGGCAAAGTTATCAAGATATTAAACATCGACGAGGCGTTGCATGGACTATACCAATCAGCTTAGGCGATAGCCATAAAGGCCACGCCGTGTTAGGCACCGATGATAATTACTTTAAACATTATCGATATGGGAAAAAGCAGCCTCTACAATTTGCTACTGGACGAGCATTTCATAACGCTCAAGAAGTCGTACTCGGTAGTGAAGTCGCCAAAAAATTGCACTATCACTTAGGTCAGAAAATTGTAATTTCGCATGGTATGGGCAATACGAGTTTTCACCATCACGATGATAACCCGATGACCATTGTGGGGATTTTAGAGCCAACCGGTACGCCAGTAGACAAAACCGTGCATATACCTTTAATTGCCGTAGAAACAATGCATGCCAAGACAAGCGCGCCCCGCGCCATCCAACGTAAGAAAAATGGCCACGATCAACATGAGACACATGACCATACTGATGATCACGGTCATCAACACGGTTCGTTAGAAAGCGCCCCTGGCGATTTAGTCGGCAGTCCCAAACAAATTACCGCGTTTCTGATGGGGTTTGACTCTCCGTTATATACCTTACAAGTTCGCCGTAATATCAATCAATACAAAGCGGAACCATTATTAGCAATCATGCCAACGGTAACATTAAAAGAGCTTTGGGAGATGCTCGATATTGTTGAAAAAATTCTACTGCTTTTTTCAATGGTGGTTGTTGTCATTAGCCTTTTAGGCATGCTCACTACATTGCTCGCCACGCTAAATCAACGTCGCAGAGAACTGGCTATTTTACGCTCTGTTGGAGCTAGGCCTTGGCATATTTTTAGTTTAATGAGCTTTGAAGCAATTATAATCACCTTGATTGGCTGTGGGTTAGGAACCCTTGGTTTTTATGTTGCACTATTTGCAATTGAACCTTTGTTACAAAGCCAGTTCGGTATTAGCCTAAGTATTAACCCTTTATCTTCCTATGAACTGACCTTGTTAGGCGTTATTATGATAGCCGGCACTTTGATGGGTCTCATACCTGCCGCTCGTGCCTATTTTTATTCATTGGCCGATGGCATGAGTATCAAAATTTAA